The genomic interval CCGGCGGCGCGTCGTGCAGCGACTGCAGGCAGTCGCACAGATCGCCGCACGTGTTGTAGCTGACGATGACGATCGCGAGGCGTGTCATCGGGCCCGCTCCGCCGCGACCCCTTCGAGCACCCCCAGGGTGGCGGCGGCCGCCCGCCGCCACGTGTAGCGGGCGAGAGTTGCTTCGCGCCGCGCCAGGAGGGCGGCACGTGCCGACGGACTGGTCAGCAGGTCGACCATGACCGCGGCGATGGCGTCCGGATCGCCGATGGGCACGTAGCGCACGGCATCGCCGTACACCTCCCGCGCCACCGGGATGTCGCCGACGACGGCCGGCACGCCGGCGGCGAGCGCTTCCAGCGGCGTAAGGCCGAACCCCTCGTATTCCGAGAGCCAGGCGAAAAGCGTGGCCCGGCGGTAGAGGGTTGCGAGGGCGCGGTCATCCACGTAGTCGAGGCAGGTTACGCGGTCGGCGACGCCGGCCGCGTCCGCACTCCAGTCCAGATCCTCCGGCGGATACGTCCGATCCGGCCCCACGATGGTCAGGTGCGCGGCCGGAACCCGTTTCGCCACCCGCGCGAACGCGGCGACCAGCAGTGGCAGGTTCCGGCGCGTGAAGCGGGCTCCTGCATACAGTACGAGCGGACCGTCGGCCGGATCCGCCGGATGCCACGGCCCCACCCCGGCATCGTCGTCCGAAGCGCCGGTGCTCTCCGTTTCTGCGGGTGGGGTGGCGGGGGTGGCCACGCCGTTCGAAACCACATGGACGCGGGACGGATCCACGGCATAACCGTCGACAATCTCCCGTCGGGAGCACTCGGACACGGTTACGATGGCGCGGGCGGCGCGGGCCGATTGGCGGGCGAGCCAGCGGCGGCGCAGTCCCTCGCGTGGCCCGAACCACTCCGGGTGGGTCTCGAACGAAATGTCATGCAGCGTGACCGCTCTCGGGGCGGCAAGGGCGAGCGGCACCGAGTAGGCGGGCCCGAAGAATACATCGACGCGATCCGTGGCGGCCCGGCGCGCAAGCGCCGTCTGCTCCCACCAGGCGCCGCCGCTGCCCGGCACCCGCACGATGGCCATGCGGGCTCCCTCCGAAGCACGTTCCTCGTCCTCCGCCGGACCCAACGCGTCCGACGCGTCCGCCGGTGCATAGACCAGCATCTCGTGTTCCGCGGCCGCCGGCATTCGTGTCCATTCCCGGCAGAGATTTACCAGATAGCGTCCAACGCCAGTCGTCTGGCCAAGCAACTCGCGGCCGTCGATGCC from Acidobacteriota bacterium carries:
- a CDS encoding glycosyltransferase family 4 protein, with amino-acid sequence MRIGIDGRELLGQTTGVGRYLVNLCREWTRMPAAAEHEMLVYAPADASDALGPAEDEERASEGARMAIVRVPGSGGAWWEQTALARRAATDRVDVFFGPAYSVPLALAAPRAVTLHDISFETHPEWFGPREGLRRRWLARQSARAARAIVTVSECSRREIVDGYAVDPSRVHVVSNGVATPATPPAETESTGASDDDAGVGPWHPADPADGPLVLYAGARFTRRNLPLLVAAFARVAKRVPAAHLTIVGPDRTYPPEDLDWSADAAGVADRVTCLDYVDDRALATLYRRATLFAWLSEYEGFGLTPLEALAAGVPAVVGDIPVAREVYGDAVRYVPIGDPDAIAAVMVDLLTSPSARAALLARREATLARYTWRRAAAATLGVLEGVAAERAR